The Deltaproteobacteria bacterium genomic interval CAGCCTGCCTCCCGGATCTCGTCGGTCACGATCCGGTCGGCGGCGCGCAACATGGCGAGTCGCTCGCGCGTGACTTCGCCAAGCACGCGGATCGCGAGCCCGGGACCCGGAAACGGATGTCGGTGCGAGAGCGCGCGCGGCACGCCGAGGCGGTCGCCCACCTCGCGGACCTCGTCCTTGAAGAGCTCGCGAAGCGGCTCGACCACCTCGAGCTTCATCCGCTCCGGCAGCCCACCGACGTTGTGGTGGGTCTTGATCGTCGCCGAGGGGCCGAACACCGAGACGGACTCGATCACGTCGGGGTAGAGCGTGCCCTGGGCCAGAAAGTGCGCGTCGGGGATGGAGCTCGCGGCGCGCTCGAACGCGGCCACGAAGGTGTGACCGATCACGACGCGCTTCTTCTCGGGATCTTCGATCCCACGCAGGTTGCGCAGGAACCGCTCGGTCTCGTCCAGCGTGACCAGCGGGATCCCGAGCTCGCCAACGAACGATCGCTCGACCTCTTCTCGCTCGCCGGCCCGGAGCAGGCCGTTGTCGACGAAGATGCAGTGCAGGCGCTCGCCGATCGCGCGATGGAGCAGCACCGCCACCACGGTGGAGTCGACCCCGCCGGAGACTCCGCAGACCACGCTGCGCTCGCCGATCCGCTGCCGCAGGCTCGCGATCTGGGAGCTTATGAACTCGTCCATGGTCCAGCTGCCGTGGAGGCCCGCGACGTGCAGCAGGAAGTTCTCGAGCAGACGCGCTCCGAACTCGGTGTGCGCGACTTCCGGATGGAACTGGATGCCCCAGAGCCCGCGCTTCGGATCGCGCACCGCCGCGAACGGGCAGCTCGCAGACGTCGCGATCACCTCGAAGCCGGGCGCAAGCTTCGCGATCAGATCTCCGTGGCTCATCCAGACCGTGCTCGAGCGTGGCACGCCGTCGAGCAGCGGATCGGCCAGATCCGAACGCACGAGCTCCGCGCGGCCGTACTCGCGGCCTGCCTCGTGGCGGGACGCCGGCTCGACGCGACCTCCGAGCGCCTGCATCAGCAGCTGCAGCCCGTAGCAGATGCCGAGCACCGGCACGCCGAGCTCGAGAAGTGCGGCGTTGAGCTTCGGCGCGTCGGCCGCGAAGACGCTCGCCGGCCCGCCCGACAGCACGACCGCCTTCGGCGCCAGCGCACGCACACGCTCGATCTCGACCCAGGGCGGCACGATCTCGCAGTAGACGTGGAATTCGCGAATCCGGCGCGCGATCAGCTGCGTGAACTGCGAGCCGTAGTCGACGACGACCACGGTCTCCGAATGCGCCGCGGACGTCACTTGCTCTCGAGCCAGTAGTTCGGCGGCTCCTCGGTGATGATCACGTCGTGCGGGTGCGACTCGCGCAGACCCGCGGCGCTGATCCGCACGAACTCGGCCCGCGCGCGAAGCGCCGCTAGGTCGGGCGCGCCGATCAGCCCCATTCCCGAGCGCACGCCCCCGAGCAGCTGGTACAGGCTGTTCGAGAGCGGCCCTCGGTGCGGCACGCGGCCCTCGACGCCTTCCGGCACGAGCTTCGACGGCGCTCGCACCTCCGTCTGGAAGTAGCGATCGCGTGAGCCGTCGCGCATCGCCGAGAGCGACCCCATCGCGCGATAGACCTTGTAGGAGCGGCCCTGATGCAGGACCAGATCGCCCGGGCTCTCGTCCGTGCCGGCGAAGAGCGAGCCGATCATCATCGTGTCCGCGCCCGCCGCCAGGCCCTTCACGATGTCGCCGGAGTACTTCACGCCGCCGTCGGCGATCAGCGGAATTCCATGCCGGCGGCAGACCTCCGCGGCGTCCATGATCGCGGTGAGCTGCGGAACTCCGACGCCCGCGATGATGCGCGTGGTGCAAATCGATGCGGGCCCCACGCCGCAGCGCACCGCCGACACGTGCGCCTTGATCAGCGCCTCGGCGCCCTCGGCGGTCGCAACGTTTCCGCCCACGATCTCGACGTCCGGGAACGCCGCGTGCATCTCGGCGATCGCGTTCAGCACCGCTTCCGCATGGCCGTGCGAGCTGTCGACGAGTAGCAGGTCGGCGCCGGCGCGGATCAGCGCGTCCGCGCGCTCGAGCGCGTCCTTGGTCACGCCCACCGCTGCACCGACGCGAAGGCGGCCGAGGCCATCCTTGTTGGCGTTCGGATAGAGCTGCTGCTTCTCGATGTCCTTGATCGTGATCAGCCCGCGCAGATTGCCGTTGTCGTCGATGACGAGCAGCTTCTCGATGCGGTTCTGGTGGAGCAGCTCCTTGGCCTTCTCCATCGAGACGCCGACACGAACGGTGATCAGGCCCTCGGAGGTCATCACCGTCGAGACGGGAACGTCGAGCCGGCGCACGAACCGCAGGTCGCGATTCGTCACGATCCCGACCAGCTTCTCGCCGCGCACGACGGGCAGACCCGAGATGCGGTGCTCGCGCATGATGTCGAGCGCGTCCTGGATCGGCTGGTCCGGGCCGAGCGTGAACGGGTCGACGATCATCCCCGACTCGAAGCGCTTGACTTTGGCGACCTCGGCGGCCTGCGCCTCGATCGAGAGATTCTTGTGCACGAAGCCGATGCCGCCCTCTTGCGCCATGCAGATCGCGGTTCGGTGCTCCGTCACCGTGTCCATCGGCGAAGCGACGAGCGGCATCTTCATGCGGATGCCCGGCGTGAGCTGCGCAGAGAGGTCTACGTCGGTGGGATGGACGGAGGAAGGACCGGGCACAAGGAGGACGTCGTCGAAGGTCAGGCCGTCCCGGATGACTGCGCGCCCGGAGGCGCTGGGCTCGTGCAACGCCGTTCCCCTGGCTGGAGTTGGTCGCGGACTCTAGTCGGGTGGCTTCGGGGTGTCAAGAAATCGCGACGCTCGACGAGCGCGCATCGACGAGAACGCTGCGCACGAGTGAAGCGAAGCTGCGCAGGATCGCCTCCTCGAGCTGCAGCGCGAGCGCGGGCTGATCGAGTCGCAGCCGCGCATAGCTCTCGCGCGACAGGCAGAGCAGGCTCGACGGCGCCGCCGCGACCGCATCACACATGCGCAGGCCCGCGCTCACGAGGCAGAGCGCGCCGATCACCTCGCCCTGGCCGAGCTCGCCGATCGGCTGACCCTCCGATCGGATCGAGACCACTCCATCGCTCACGAAGAGCAGCTCCTCCGCCTCGTCGGTGGCCCGGAACAGCGTCGATCCGGCCTCGACCTCGCGCGGCGCCAGGTACTCCTCGAGCATCCGGCGGTCGCCGGCCGTGAGCTCCGAAAGCAGCGGGTGACGATCCAGCGATTCACTCACGGTACGAGCCTCGCAAAGACGCTCCGGAGCACCTCGAGCCTTCCCAAGCTCGACTGCGGCGGGAGCACGAAGAAGGATCCGCCCTCGAGGTGCGGCAGGGTTCCGCGCGCCGAGTCGGAGAGAGCCAGCCCCGGAGCGTCGGGCAGGAGCAGATGCACGATCGCAC includes:
- a CDS encoding cyclic nucleotide-binding domain-containing protein, with protein sequence MSESLDRHPLLSELTAGDRRMLEEYLAPREVEAGSTLFRATDEAEELLFVSDGVVSIRSEGQPIGELGQGEVIGALCLVSAGLRMCDAVAAAPSSLLCLSRESYARLRLDQPALALQLEEAILRSFASLVRSVLVDARSSSVAIS
- the guaB gene encoding IMP dehydrogenase codes for the protein MHEPSASGRAVIRDGLTFDDVLLVPGPSSVHPTDVDLSAQLTPGIRMKMPLVASPMDTVTEHRTAICMAQEGGIGFVHKNLSIEAQAAEVAKVKRFESGMIVDPFTLGPDQPIQDALDIMREHRISGLPVVRGEKLVGIVTNRDLRFVRRLDVPVSTVMTSEGLITVRVGVSMEKAKELLHQNRIEKLLVIDDNGNLRGLITIKDIEKQQLYPNANKDGLGRLRVGAAVGVTKDALERADALIRAGADLLLVDSSHGHAEAVLNAIAEMHAAFPDVEIVGGNVATAEGAEALIKAHVSAVRCGVGPASICTTRIIAGVGVPQLTAIMDAAEVCRRHGIPLIADGGVKYSGDIVKGLAAGADTMMIGSLFAGTDESPGDLVLHQGRSYKVYRAMGSLSAMRDGSRDRYFQTEVRAPSKLVPEGVEGRVPHRGPLSNSLYQLLGGVRSGMGLIGAPDLAALRARAEFVRISAAGLRESHPHDVIITEEPPNYWLESK
- the guaA gene encoding glutamine-hydrolyzing GMP synthase, which codes for MTSAAHSETVVVVDYGSQFTQLIARRIREFHVYCEIVPPWVEIERVRALAPKAVVLSGGPASVFAADAPKLNAALLELGVPVLGICYGLQLLMQALGGRVEPASRHEAGREYGRAELVRSDLADPLLDGVPRSSTVWMSHGDLIAKLAPGFEVIATSASCPFAAVRDPKRGLWGIQFHPEVAHTEFGARLLENFLLHVAGLHGSWTMDEFISSQIASLRQRIGERSVVCGVSGGVDSTVVAVLLHRAIGERLHCIFVDNGLLRAGEREEVERSFVGELGIPLVTLDETERFLRNLRGIEDPEKKRVVIGHTFVAAFERAASSIPDAHFLAQGTLYPDVIESVSVFGPSATIKTHHNVGGLPERMKLEVVEPLRELFKDEVREVGDRLGVPRALSHRHPFPGPGLAIRVLGEVTRERLAMLRAADRIVTDEIREAGWYDKLWQAFAVFLPIRSVGVMGDGRTYDHAIAVRCVTSRDAMTADWAHMPHELLGRISSRITNEVSGINRVVYDISSKPPATIEWE